ACCTCCTCGACGATCTTCCCCTCGCGCAGAACCCAACGTCCCCCCTTCACGAGATGGCGCACCCGCGCCAGGGCCCGGCGACAGGAGGCGAAGCGGGAACAGCGGCACTCCGTGCCGTCGACGTCGACTCTGTCATAGAGGGCCACGTCGCCGTCGGCGCCGACGCCGAGATGGCCCTTGTCCCTCAGACCCAGAATCCGGGCCGGAGCGGCCCTTGTGACGATGGCGATCTCGTAAAGAGAGTACTCCCTGTCGAGGTTCGGAAGAAGGGCCCCCTCGACGGCTCGGGGGGCAGAGTGGCCAGCACTTCGGCCCGATAGTCGCGGTCCATGAGAAGGCGT
The DNA window shown above is from Aminithiophilus ramosus and carries:
- a CDS encoding amidohydrolase family protein — its product is MAIVTRAAPARILGLRDKGHLGVGADGDVALYDRVDVDGTECRCSRFASCRRALARVRHLVKGGRWVLREGKIVEEVRGRTFYVAPGHDRALERELRDYFERTYTVAFDNYALDDDDVPLGEVIPCERRAANASS